One part of the Aurantibacillus circumpalustris genome encodes these proteins:
- a CDS encoding PKD domain-containing protein, whose translation MKSRSQIDTSFWFVAPDVPANMGDFPIVLHFQTYSQPTIIYIQQPALVGPSAINVSVAVAANTTYTLDITANISVVESGPANSANPFGIYISSKENISVYYTFDRQSVGIKNREMISLKGRRALGRDFYASVPASASILTYTVNGGGVGFDVVATQTGITTVLITPKASCVGHAKNATFVKTLNRGETFSVLDTNTLNFSELAGSIVSADRDIAVTVKGSIRTTSTCPSYFADQITPSNHLGKDYVVLKGNGTEDIAYILAPLNSTSFTITTSSGATPWLINATETYSINISDPIAYIHSDKPIYVFHLSGYGCKLSGAQMAPVSCAGSYSAAFIRLSSDSLNLNISTRSGFQSSFTLTSNGVNVPISSTSFTTVPGSGGNLVTARIYLPTSSVSVGSYNELVNPADIFGLSVSNGGYLAGSAYAQASDFEISSFAYANSAPTATICGNTQFTLSGIVGGGPITGVWSILQGYGTLSSGNTQLTNNIYTPSLLDTTNNALSIPINNRYVKFILSSTGICPNTSDTFQLHVKQPPIVSAGSSSIICGNNPILHLNGNVFGATNQGVWNVKAPGSGTFVSGINSFTPTYQLSSSDTTLSQLYFILTSTNNAGCNAVNDSVLIIINKAPLIKASTINPIIKCSNNATVSLNGLISGTTTSTGIWQTNGTGIFSPNNVALSTNYIPSINDVAMPNLKLYLESTNNGACFSVKDSVSILFTEPSYANAGGDVNACVNDPRGVLSGAVTGTVTNTGLWSGGSGSFLPSNSVLTATYIGTPSEVLTGFVTLTLTSSNNGLCLSTSDVVRVNFQSKPFANYSVTSVCLGKLTDFGDQSVNLSGVGVLKSWKWDFGDNSAPSTLLYPSHTYSNVGTFSAQLIVINSFNCADTVIKPVVIYELPNVNFSFSRSCSGSAQLILFKDNSSIAAPSTILPGGHFWDFGGFGFSNSVDTSVVFPSEGLYSITHIVTSNKGCQSVISKSVNITPRPVAKFVHINNSIAGLGANVLFRDTSSYAESWTWDFGNGETSNLKYPSTFYNQNGLYVVTLKITDLFGCPSTFTSEIRISTIVSDIVKLIPNIVTPNDDGKNDLWRLEFIDVYFPTAEIEIYNRWGVRIFKSIGYKNAWDGSYLGDPLPVGAYFYTINLHDKDNTPVIKGTLTLIK comes from the coding sequence ATGAAGTCAAGATCCCAGATCGACACTAGTTTCTGGTTTGTGGCGCCTGATGTACCTGCCAATATGGGTGACTTCCCAATTGTACTGCACTTTCAAACGTATTCACAGCCTACAATAATCTATATTCAGCAACCAGCATTGGTTGGGCCATCTGCCATAAACGTATCGGTTGCTGTGGCTGCAAATACCACGTACACCCTTGATATTACAGCTAATATTTCAGTTGTGGAGTCTGGTCCTGCAAATTCCGCGAATCCTTTTGGAATTTATATCAGTTCAAAAGAGAATATTTCGGTTTATTATACATTTGACAGACAGTCTGTTGGAATTAAAAATAGAGAAATGATCAGCTTGAAAGGACGCAGAGCGCTGGGTAGAGATTTTTACGCCTCGGTTCCTGCCTCGGCTTCCATTTTAACGTATACAGTAAATGGAGGAGGCGTCGGTTTTGACGTGGTAGCCACACAAACAGGCATTACTACCGTATTAATTACGCCAAAAGCCTCATGTGTAGGGCATGCTAAAAATGCCACCTTTGTAAAAACCTTGAATAGAGGTGAAACATTCTCGGTTTTAGACACAAATACTTTAAATTTTAGTGAATTAGCGGGTTCTATTGTTTCAGCAGATAGGGACATTGCTGTTACGGTTAAAGGTTCCATACGAACAACCTCTACTTGTCCCTCATATTTTGCTGATCAAATCACGCCTAGCAACCATTTAGGAAAAGATTACGTTGTGCTTAAGGGTAATGGCACCGAAGACATTGCCTATATTTTAGCACCTTTAAACTCTACAAGTTTTACAATAACAACGAGTTCTGGTGCAACTCCTTGGTTAATTAACGCAACAGAAACATATTCTATAAACATTTCAGATCCAATAGCTTACATACATTCAGATAAACCAATCTATGTTTTTCATTTAAGTGGTTATGGGTGTAAATTGAGTGGAGCACAAATGGCACCCGTTTCTTGCGCTGGATCTTATTCAGCAGCATTTATTCGCCTAAGCAGTGATTCTTTGAATTTGAATATTTCTACCAGATCGGGTTTTCAGTCTAGTTTTACTTTAACAAGCAACGGTGTGAATGTTCCTATTAGTTCCACCAGTTTTACAACTGTGCCAGGTAGTGGTGGTAATCTTGTTACAGCAAGAATATACCTTCCTACTTCGTCTGTATCGGTTGGTTCTTATAATGAATTGGTAAATCCTGCCGATATTTTTGGTTTAAGTGTGAGTAATGGTGGTTATTTGGCTGGAAGTGCTTATGCTCAAGCCAGTGATTTTGAAATTAGTTCTTTTGCTTACGCAAACTCAGCACCTACCGCAACTATTTGTGGTAATACTCAGTTTACCTTAAGCGGAATAGTGGGTGGTGGACCTATAACTGGTGTTTGGTCAATTCTGCAGGGTTATGGTACTTTGTCCTCTGGCAATACACAATTAACGAATAATATTTATACACCAAGCCTTTTAGATACAACAAACAACGCTCTGTCCATTCCGATTAATAATCGTTACGTAAAGTTTATTCTTAGCAGCACAGGTATTTGTCCGAACACGTCCGATACATTTCAATTACACGTAAAGCAACCTCCAATTGTAAGCGCGGGTTCAAGTTCTATTATTTGTGGAAACAATCCAATTTTACACTTAAACGGCAATGTTTTTGGTGCAACCAATCAAGGAGTTTGGAATGTTAAGGCTCCAGGTAGCGGTACATTTGTTTCCGGAATAAATAGCTTTACGCCTACCTATCAATTATCATCATCAGACACTACGTTAAGTCAGCTTTATTTTATCTTAACGAGCACGAATAACGCTGGTTGTAATGCCGTAAATGATTCTGTTTTGATCATCATCAATAAAGCACCGCTTATAAAAGCAAGTACGATAAATCCTATTATCAAATGTTCGAATAATGCTACAGTTTCATTAAACGGGCTAATTTCTGGTACAACCACTTCTACAGGTATTTGGCAGACAAATGGTACTGGTATTTTTTCACCAAATAATGTGGCTTTGAGCACAAATTATATTCCCAGTATAAACGATGTTGCTATGCCAAACCTTAAGCTTTATTTGGAAAGTACTAACAACGGTGCGTGTTTCTCTGTGAAAGATAGTGTGAGTATTTTATTTACAGAACCTTCTTACGCAAATGCGGGTGGTGATGTAAATGCCTGTGTAAATGATCCGCGTGGTGTTTTATCAGGCGCAGTCACCGGAACGGTTACAAACACTGGCCTTTGGTCTGGTGGCTCAGGCTCATTTTTACCATCCAATAGCGTTTTAACAGCAACGTATATCGGAACTCCTTCTGAAGTGTTAACAGGGTTTGTTACCCTAACCTTAACGAGTAGTAATAACGGTTTGTGTTTAAGTACAAGTGATGTTGTACGTGTTAATTTTCAAAGCAAACCTTTTGCAAATTATTCGGTCACTTCGGTGTGTTTGGGGAAACTTACAGACTTTGGCGATCAATCGGTTAACCTATCGGGAGTAGGTGTTTTAAAATCGTGGAAGTGGGATTTTGGAGATAATTCGGCGCCATCAACATTACTGTATCCTTCACACACTTATTCAAACGTTGGCACGTTTTCTGCGCAACTGATAGTAATAAATAGTTTTAATTGTGCAGATACTGTTATAAAACCTGTTGTGATTTATGAATTGCCAAATGTAAATTTTTCATTTAGTCGCTCTTGCAGTGGTTCGGCACAGCTTATCTTGTTTAAAGATAATTCATCAATTGCAGCACCTTCAACAATTTTACCTGGCGGTCATTTTTGGGATTTTGGAGGTTTTGGGTTTTCTAATTCAGTAGATACTTCCGTAGTTTTTCCAAGCGAAGGTTTGTATAGTATTACCCACATTGTTACTTCCAATAAGGGCTGCCAATCGGTTATTTCTAAGTCGGTTAACATTACACCGCGCCCCGTTGCCAAATTTGTTCACATCAATAATTCTATAGCAGGCCTAGGAGCGAATGTTTTGTTTAGAGACACGTCTTCTTACGCTGAAAGTTGGACTTGGGATTTTGGAAACGGGGAAACAAGTAACTTAAAATATCCTTCAACTTTTTACAATCAAAATGGCCTTTATGTTGTAACGCTTAAAATAACCGATTTGTTTGGATGCCCCAGCACCTTCACAAGTGAGATTAGAATATCCACGATAGTATCGGATATCGTAAAACTCATTCCAAATATTGTTACACCAAACGATGATGGTAAGAATGATCTTTGGCGTTTAGAATTTATTGATGTTTATTTTCCAACTGCCGAAATTGAAATTTATAACCGTTGGGGGGTACGTATTTTTAAAAGTATAGGTTACAAAAATGCTTGGGATGGCAGCTATTTGGGAGACCCGTTGCCTGTAGGGGCTTATTTTTACACGATTAATTTGCATGATAAGGATAACACGCCAGTAATTAAAGGCACTTTAACCTTGATTAAATAG
- a CDS encoding PorP/SprF family type IX secretion system membrane protein, with product MKIKKYITSLFLMTVALALGQQQTLYTNYLMNQYLYNSAYAGVEDGTQFNIGYRNQWVGFDGAPKTFMLSGYGKLKKKPNMALGALIMTEQIGLLQKTNFYVSYSYHLKINKKAAINFGLGIGGIQHKLRVYDAKPYDHDDSFLRSDVLRALSFDANAGFYFYTKNFFLGFSDQHMINSKLYWDNSTGRNTTHFYAYTGYNFHLNKTWVIQPTILARTNSPAPYQLEYNARIIYDDMIWAGFSYRHTSSACFMIGCKIDNQLSFAYSYDITLSALKKYSTGSHEIVVSYLIPFKKKKSKSDLIQDADEEELNKIDNSLKTNLKSKKKKEEDSNKKEEEKEKPVETEIQKVEEPTPETITEPKSEEVAPDKISEPEVKTESETTSEQAPEATVPTVIEEQPTNTPDSEIKKEPEVKTETEPNN from the coding sequence ATGAAAATAAAAAAATATATAACCTCTCTGTTCTTGATGACGGTGGCTTTGGCGCTCGGTCAACAACAAACGTTGTATACAAATTATTTAATGAATCAATATCTCTATAATTCAGCATATGCTGGGGTGGAGGATGGTACACAATTTAATATTGGTTATAGAAATCAGTGGGTTGGATTTGATGGGGCACCCAAAACCTTTATGCTGAGTGGTTATGGTAAGCTTAAGAAAAAACCAAACATGGCGCTGGGAGCACTTATAATGACCGAGCAAATAGGGTTGCTTCAAAAAACTAACTTTTATGTGAGTTACAGTTATCATTTAAAAATTAATAAAAAAGCAGCCATTAATTTTGGCTTGGGCATTGGTGGCATTCAACATAAATTAAGAGTTTACGATGCAAAACCTTACGACCATGACGATAGTTTTTTAAGATCTGATGTTTTGCGCGCCTTGTCTTTTGACGCGAATGCTGGGTTTTATTTTTATACCAAGAATTTCTTCCTAGGGTTTAGCGATCAGCACATGATTAATTCTAAGCTTTATTGGGATAATTCAACTGGAAGAAACACAACACATTTTTATGCCTACACAGGTTATAATTTTCATCTTAATAAAACGTGGGTTATTCAACCAACCATTTTAGCACGCACAAATAGTCCTGCACCATACCAGTTAGAATATAATGCACGGATTATTTACGACGATATGATTTGGGCAGGTTTCAGCTACCGCCATACCTCTTCAGCCTGTTTTATGATAGGCTGTAAAATAGATAACCAGCTAAGTTTTGCCTACAGTTACGATATTACTTTAAGCGCTTTGAAAAAATACTCAACAGGAAGTCACGAGATCGTAGTGTCTTATTTGATACCGTTTAAGAAAAAGAAATCTAAAAGTGATTTGATACAAGATGCCGATGAAGAAGAATTAAATAAGATTGATAACTCATTAAAAACGAATTTAAAAAGTAAAAAGAAAAAAGAAGAAGACTCTAATAAAAAGGAAGAGGAGAAAGAAAAACCGGTGGAGACTGAAATACAAAAAGTTGAGGAACCTACTCCAGAAACAATTACTGAACCAAAATCAGAAGAAGTTGCACCGGATAAAATATCAGAACCAGAAGTGAAAACCGAGTCAGAAACAACTTCTGAACAAGCACCTGAAGCAACGGTGCCGACTGTAATTGAAGAACAACCAACCAATACTCCTGATTCTGAAATAAAAAAAGAACCAGAAGTTAAAACCGAAACTGAACCTAATAATTAG
- a CDS encoding PKD domain-containing protein, whose translation MKIKTKVIVLFLVFVIKATNSVAQIDTAFWFAAPWSTPDHTERQDIVVHLSTFSALSTTVHLRQPAAIAPNKYDTVIVIGPNTTFNYTFWRDKIAAGPPSTLTPNVGFDSLETKPANMVVPYGLYISASSNITSVYDVICQPPGYNNPETFSLKGQNGLGTEFVCPQQTLYRNRTLGDRANTPAGVSQPKQQIAIVATMPNTVVWITPRCNVVGHIANVTYSVLLPSPGSCYNIENLVQNTYLPGKNLSGTIIVSDKPIGVTVADDSINNIHSSTAEPGVSTWGGMGCYDLVGDQIVPVDVVGKDYIINRGQLFRENQLGAGNPGMKESAFIVATENFTQLTINAGGTPTFTYLNKGDTYVDTLTTDLTYVHADKNVYVYHLSGIGCELGAALLPPLSCAGSKLVAFSRNTPQKFALNILCKNGSQSTFTLNGSTTLVPAAAFTVVPGTATLQGGPFWGAQISLYSTGVLPIGSYTIGNNTDEFALGVFDGDLTSGGLFHYMSAFLRKTVVQTQTLSPICAGSGGTVVLTGTITGADISGVWSTSYNNGTVTINGGASGAIPTASNYISSVNIISAVYTVSINDTTSVSPTKTITLYLSSVGSCRSVTDSVKLVINQRPKVSVSSGTVMCKNNIFPVILSGTLSNVQAQAGQWSGGNGGIFGVPGLVTTYTPSQADLTLNTITLSLTSSVPLDGCPNTVKTLTVGFIDPPVVAIVPNNGVVCTNSSTLALNGSISGTTAGIWQGGTGAYTLTNTSPTATYILSPGDLLQNNITLTLSSIADGLCASESATMLVTVVPEPLLFLPSTSTVCAGAITIPLSGTISGAPQGIWSSNNSHGAFSNQQPQNTPVNTTYSLSSLDTNFVYFILESAGGICPAKKDSFMVSILAAPIVKVNETFIPVCKNAQIALTGTVSGYTNSGEWSTSSSTTSPGTFTPGSNFLFGSYLPSEADITNGFVILTLTSTNNQLCPPSSAAFTASFIPSPSARFTFSPKRCVNSPLIFSDASLSNGTAFLKWNWDFGDNSPTGGSTSPNPIKTYTVAQQYVVTVTVTGVSLLNIECPDVFDTLIRIKPLPLADFKVSAACQDFPAIFTNKSIAPPGSDPIVAWQWEFGDSIKFNVPPLFTSIPTTTVAHAYATAERFSAFLTVTATPAGLSPSLGCVSDPHREYVDVFPKPKAEFGLTNNPSVVQEPVYFADFTTPVGNIDQWFWEFGDDGASSEQAPVHTFQQAGLFSIKLTVTDFAGCTDTLRKDIDVTLLPQLPGAFTPNSDGKNDLLLVKGGPFLKMLFRVYNNWGELVFETADQNIGWDGRKNGIDQPVGVYVWTLVADMYNNRQVKKNGDVTLLR comes from the coding sequence ATGAAAATAAAAACTAAAGTCATAGTGTTATTTTTGGTTTTTGTAATCAAAGCAACTAATTCGGTTGCTCAGATAGATACTGCGTTTTGGTTTGCTGCACCTTGGTCTACACCCGATCATACCGAAAGGCAGGACATTGTTGTACACCTTTCCACTTTTTCAGCTCTCTCAACAACAGTTCATTTAAGACAACCAGCCGCCATTGCACCAAACAAATACGATACGGTAATTGTAATTGGACCAAACACTACATTTAATTACACTTTTTGGAGAGATAAAATAGCCGCTGGTCCACCATCAACGTTAACGCCTAATGTTGGTTTCGATTCCTTGGAGACAAAACCTGCAAATATGGTGGTTCCTTACGGTTTATACATTTCTGCAAGTTCTAATATTACCTCGGTGTACGATGTTATTTGTCAACCCCCAGGTTATAATAATCCTGAAACATTTTCTTTAAAAGGACAAAATGGATTAGGTACTGAATTTGTTTGTCCACAACAAACGTTATACAGAAACAGGACTCTTGGTGATAGAGCAAATACACCCGCCGGCGTATCGCAGCCAAAACAGCAAATTGCCATAGTTGCCACTATGCCTAATACAGTGGTATGGATTACACCACGTTGTAACGTAGTTGGTCATATTGCTAATGTAACCTATAGTGTTTTATTGCCTTCACCAGGTAGTTGTTATAACATAGAGAACCTTGTTCAAAATACATATTTACCCGGAAAAAATTTATCGGGGACAATCATTGTTTCTGATAAACCAATAGGGGTCACGGTTGCAGATGACTCCATAAATAATATTCATTCGAGTACTGCAGAGCCTGGGGTAAGTACTTGGGGAGGAATGGGCTGTTATGATTTGGTAGGTGATCAGATAGTACCCGTGGATGTGGTTGGCAAAGACTATATCATAAACCGCGGTCAGTTGTTCAGAGAAAACCAACTCGGTGCAGGTAACCCTGGCATGAAAGAATCAGCCTTTATTGTGGCTACAGAGAATTTCACGCAATTAACCATTAATGCCGGTGGTACGCCAACATTCACATACTTAAACAAAGGCGATACTTATGTTGATACTCTGACCACTGATTTAACCTATGTTCATGCTGATAAAAATGTATATGTGTATCATTTAAGTGGAATTGGTTGTGAGTTAGGCGCAGCTTTGTTACCACCTCTGAGTTGTGCCGGTTCTAAATTAGTAGCTTTTTCGAGAAACACACCACAGAAATTTGCATTAAACATTCTTTGCAAAAATGGATCACAAAGTACTTTTACTTTAAATGGTTCAACCACATTAGTGCCGGCGGCAGCATTTACAGTAGTTCCAGGTACAGCGACTTTGCAGGGCGGACCGTTTTGGGGTGCACAAATAAGTTTATATTCCACCGGTGTCTTGCCAATTGGTTCATATACCATTGGCAACAATACAGATGAATTTGCTTTGGGTGTGTTTGATGGCGATTTAACAAGCGGTGGATTGTTCCACTATATGTCTGCCTTTTTAAGAAAAACTGTTGTACAAACACAAACATTAAGTCCTATTTGTGCCGGTTCGGGTGGCACGGTCGTTCTAACTGGCACTATCACCGGCGCTGATATTTCGGGTGTATGGAGTACTAGTTATAATAACGGAACGGTTACCATAAATGGAGGGGCTTCTGGCGCAATTCCTACAGCCTCTAATTATATTTCTTCGGTAAATATTATTTCTGCTGTTTATACGGTTTCTATAAACGACACAACGTCTGTTTCGCCAACTAAAACAATTACTTTATATTTATCTTCGGTTGGCAGTTGTAGAAGTGTAACAGATTCCGTTAAACTCGTCATTAATCAACGCCCTAAGGTTTCCGTAAGTTCTGGAACCGTTATGTGTAAAAATAACATCTTCCCTGTTATTTTAAGTGGCACGTTATCAAATGTTCAAGCTCAGGCTGGTCAATGGAGTGGAGGAAATGGTGGTATTTTTGGAGTACCCGGACTGGTAACTACCTACACGCCGTCTCAGGCCGATCTCACATTAAATACAATTACTTTAAGTCTTACCAGTTCTGTGCCTCTAGATGGATGTCCAAATACGGTAAAAACGTTAACTGTTGGTTTTATTGATCCTCCAGTTGTAGCAATTGTGCCAAACAATGGCGTTGTTTGTACAAACTCAAGTACTCTTGCATTGAATGGAAGTATTAGCGGAACTACGGCTGGAATATGGCAAGGCGGAACAGGTGCCTATACTTTAACTAACACGTCGCCAACAGCAACGTATATTCTAAGTCCTGGTGATCTTTTGCAAAATAACATTACACTCACTTTAAGTTCAATAGCCGACGGCTTGTGCGCCAGTGAGAGCGCGACTATGTTGGTAACAGTTGTGCCCGAACCCTTATTATTTTTACCGTCAACTTCAACAGTTTGCGCTGGCGCAATTACGATTCCTTTGAGCGGCACAATCAGTGGTGCCCCGCAAGGAATTTGGAGTTCTAATAACAGCCATGGTGCATTCTCCAATCAGCAACCACAAAACACTCCGGTAAATACAACTTATAGTTTAAGTTCACTTGATACTAATTTTGTATATTTTATTCTTGAAAGTGCCGGTGGTATTTGCCCTGCGAAAAAGGATTCTTTTATGGTATCAATCCTTGCAGCTCCTATTGTAAAGGTTAACGAAACATTTATTCCAGTGTGTAAGAACGCTCAAATTGCCTTAACGGGCACTGTGTCAGGTTACACCAATTCTGGCGAATGGAGCACAAGTAGCAGTACCACTAGTCCAGGTACCTTCACGCCTGGCTCAAATTTTCTTTTTGGATCCTACCTTCCCAGTGAAGCGGATATAACAAATGGTTTTGTGATATTAACATTAACATCAACAAACAATCAATTATGTCCTCCTTCCTCAGCAGCATTCACAGCGTCCTTTATTCCCTCTCCAAGCGCTCGTTTTACGTTTTCTCCTAAACGTTGTGTAAATTCTCCTTTAATATTTAGTGACGCCTCCCTTTCAAATGGTACTGCCTTCTTAAAGTGGAATTGGGATTTCGGAGACAATTCTCCAACAGGAGGTTCAACAAGTCCTAATCCTATTAAAACATATACAGTAGCCCAACAATATGTGGTTACTGTAACGGTTACGGGTGTAAGCTTGTTAAACATTGAATGTCCGGATGTGTTTGATACTTTAATTCGGATCAAACCATTACCGCTTGCAGATTTTAAAGTTTCTGCTGCTTGCCAAGACTTTCCTGCAATATTTACAAATAAATCAATTGCTCCTCCTGGTTCAGATCCGATTGTTGCCTGGCAATGGGAATTTGGTGATAGCATTAAATTTAATGTTCCACCACTTTTTACCAGTATTCCCACAACAACTGTTGCGCATGCCTATGCAACAGCAGAAAGGTTTTCAGCCTTTCTAACGGTTACTGCCACACCAGCAGGTTTATCTCCTAGTCTGGGTTGTGTTTCTGATCCGCATCGCGAGTATGTGGATGTGTTTCCAAAGCCAAAAGCTGAATTTGGGTTAACAAATAATCCTTCTGTTGTGCAAGAGCCTGTTTATTTTGCTGATTTTACAACACCGGTTGGCAATATTGACCAATGGTTTTGGGAGTTTGGCGACGACGGAGCTTCATCCGAACAAGCGCCTGTTCACACCTTTCAGCAAGCGGGTTTATTTAGTATTAAACTTACCGTTACAGATTTTGCAGGATGCACAGATACATTAAGAAAGGATATTGATGTAACCTTACTTCCGCAGCTTCCAGGTGCTTTCACACCTAACAGTGATGGTAAGAACGATCTCTTGTTAGTTAAGGGAGGGCCATTTTTAAAAATGTTATTCAGAGTGTATAATAATTGGGGTGAATTGGTATTTGAAACAGCAGATCAAAATATTGGATGGGACGGTAGAAAGAATGGCATAGACCAACCAGTTGGGGTTTATGTATGGACATTGGTTGCGGATATGTATAATAACCGGCAGGTTAAAAAAAATGGTGACGTTACACTTTTAAGATAA
- a CDS encoding PorP/SprF family type IX secretion system membrane protein, whose product MTRVKKYLVTFLVGCVLLGHAQDFHLSMYDAAPIFLNPAMTGLIETKMRAHIHFRNQWNALAFKPFTTALVSFDVPKGKWGFGGQITNMRAGAGNYNVLQLLVSAAYAVPIDKKKFHNLSFGLQLGFNQKHIEYGILSFDSQWTTANGGSFDKSIASGENFTGTSQYQEVINFGALYFYGKQQSRFNPFLGFSAFNLTKPKESFLGGDNRLPRRYYIHAGVRVNVSEILYVIPKILIYAQAKNIQQTYALDAGYYFKGEKFFALAGYTYRVKDASILYVGLKKDNYIFKMSYDFNTSTLRGISKTRGAYELSLTWLGKKTKNTEIKNCPRL is encoded by the coding sequence ATGACACGTGTAAAAAAATATTTAGTTACTTTTTTAGTGGGATGTGTTCTTTTGGGTCATGCTCAGGATTTTCACTTGAGTATGTACGATGCAGCGCCTATTTTTTTAAATCCTGCTATGACTGGTTTAATTGAAACAAAAATGAGAGCACACATCCATTTTCGTAACCAGTGGAATGCTCTCGCTTTTAAACCCTTCACAACGGCACTTGTTAGCTTTGATGTACCAAAAGGTAAATGGGGCTTTGGTGGACAGATTACAAATATGCGTGCTGGTGCAGGCAATTATAATGTATTGCAGTTGTTAGTTTCTGCGGCTTATGCCGTTCCAATTGATAAAAAGAAATTTCATAATCTTTCCTTTGGACTTCAATTAGGTTTTAATCAAAAACATATTGAATACGGTATTCTTTCTTTCGATTCGCAATGGACGACTGCAAACGGTGGATCGTTTGATAAGTCTATAGCCAGTGGTGAAAATTTCACTGGAACCTCGCAATATCAGGAAGTGATAAATTTTGGAGCACTTTATTTTTATGGAAAACAACAATCTCGCTTTAATCCTTTTTTGGGTTTTAGTGCATTTAATTTAACCAAGCCAAAGGAGAGTTTTTTGGGCGGTGATAATCGTTTGCCCCGCAGGTATTATATACATGCGGGTGTTAGGGTAAATGTTAGTGAAATTCTTTATGTGATCCCGAAAATTTTAATTTACGCACAAGCTAAAAATATTCAACAAACTTACGCACTTGATGCTGGTTACTATTTTAAAGGTGAAAAGTTTTTTGCTCTTGCCGGCTATACGTACAGAGTTAAAGATGCAAGTATTCTCTATGTTGGATTAAAAAAGGATAATTATATTTTTAAAATGTCCTACGATTTTAATACATCGACCCTGAGAGGTATTTCAAAAACTCGTGGCGCATACGAATTATCATTAACCTGGTTGGGTAAAAAAACAAAAAACACTGAAATTAAAAACTGTCCACGTCTCTAG